The sequence TTGCCTCCGGCTTCCTTCAGATTCCACCTCGCAATGGACACCCTTGCCTTCAGCTAACGGTTGGTGCTATCAACCCCCGTAATGGACTTTCACCATCAAGGTCGCGGGCATGCCGCGCGCACATAAATAATAGGAACCCCCATTTAGGGGTTCCTATTCTATATCGATTTTTCTTCCCTTTGGTTTTGATGGATTTATCTTGGGAAGAATTAGGCGCAGTACACCGTTTGTATAGCTTGCCTTAATGTTGTCCGCATCCACGTTGTCCGGCAGGGGAATCGTCCTGGAAAAACTTCCCCTTCTTCTTTCTTTATGGATATAATTTTCCCCTTTTTCTTCAACTATTTCATCCTGCTTGCCGGAGATAGTAAGCATATTCCCTTCATGATGTATTTCTATATTATTTTTATCGAATCCGGGCAAGTCCGCTTCCAGAATATATTCTTTTTCGGTTTCTTTCATATCTATCCTAATAGCCGAGGGATTTAAAAGGTCGTAGAAATTGTCGAAAAAGTTTTCAATATCCAGGTCAAAAAAAGCTGGCAGTAAACCCCTTCTCCTCCACGGCATGAGATGTCTTTCATGCATACCAAGCACCTCCTCTGGTAAATTTTTCATAAATTCTAATTAAATTATACAACGAAGGTCAAAGAAGGTCAAGAAAATATTTTTTAAAATTTTGTAAAAAAGAAGGTTTTTAAAGAGAAAAATCGAAAGTTTATATAGGTTTAATTTAAAATTTATCCTATTTTATTTTTTTCAACTGTAAGCATTTTATTATTGTATTTATTTGGAAAAAATAATGAAAAACACCGGAGATGGTAACTATGAGTATAGGGATTGACATTGTGGAAGTAGAAAGAATAAAAAGAGCCTGCAAAAACAAGAGATTTTTTAAAAAAATTTTTTCCGATAAAGAAATTAATACTTTAAATGAAAATAAATTTTTCTTTCAAAGTATTGCTGCAAGGTTTGCCGCAAAAGAGGCGGTGGCAAAGGCCCTTGGAACGGGGATAGGAGAGGTAAGCTGGAAGGATATAGAAATACTGAAGGATGAGAAGGGAAAACCCCGGGTTTTTCTTTATGGAAAAGCAAAGGATATATTTTTAAAAAAAGGTTTTAAATTCATTGATATTTCTTTAAGCCACACAAAGGAGTACGCCTGTGCGGTAGCCTGTATTATGGGAGGTCTTTTTGATGAAAGTGGTAATGCCGGAAACCATGAGGAAAATGGATAAACTGGCGATGGAAGACTTCCGGGTCCCGGGAATCGTGCTGATGGAAAACGCAGGTAAAGCTGTAGCCGATGCTGTGGATAGGGCATATCAAAAACAATGTTTTACGTCAAAAAAAGTTTACATTTTTTGCGGCAAGGGCAATAACGGAGGAGACGGTTTTGTAGCGGCAAGGCATCTTAAGAATAAAGGTTTTTCGGTGGAGATTTTTATTCCGGAAAAAAAGGAAAGCATAGCGGGAGATGCCCTCATTAATTTGACAATCCTCGAGAAAATGAACGTTTCTTTGAATTATATTTTTTCAAACGAGCAGTTAAGCAGGGTGTATGACCTCTTAAAAAAAGAGGATGGAAATTTTGCACTTATCGATGCTCTCTTTGGAACGGGCTTAAAAGGAGATATTGAAGGAAGGTATAAGGAGGTAATAAATTTAATAAATAAGACGAAGGGCTACAAGGTGGCGGTAGATATACCTTCAGGCATCTGCGGAAGAACCGGTAAAGTGCTGGGAGAGGCGGTAAAAGCAGATGAAACGGTAACAATGGGCCTTTTAAAACCGGGATTGCTTTTATATCCCGGTGCGGTTTACGCCGGTAAGGTTACGGTTGCCGATATCGGCATGCCGGTGGATTTAATAGAAGAAATTGGACCGGAAGGTATTCTTTTGAACGAAGATTTTATAAAGGATCTTTTTATTCCCTATCCTCCCAATGTTCACAAGGGTTTTTTCGGCAAAGTTTTTATAATCGCCGGGTCAAAGGGTCTGACGGGGGCTGCTGCTTTATGTGCCCTGGCTGCCCAGCGGTCGGGGGCAGGGCTTGTTACCCTTGGGGTGCCGGAAAGTTTAACTGCGGTATTTGAGGTAAAGCTAACCGAAGTAATGAAAATGCCGCTCCCCGATCATGGGGGATGTATTTCCTTAGAAGCGCTGGACAGGGCTCTGGAGTTTTCACAAAAGGTAGATGTGGTAGCTGTCGGGCCCGGATTATCTACAAATGAAAACACAAAAAAGTTCATCAGGGAATTTGTGATAAACTGCAAAAAACCTTTGGTTTTGGATGCGGACGGAATTAACGCATTTCAAAAACATCCCGATCTTTTAAGGGGAAAAGAGGGGGATATTATTATAACTCCCCATTCCGGAGAATTGGCAAGGCTATTAAATACCGTGCCGCTGGAGATAGAGGAAAACCGATGGCAAAAGGTGGTGGAGGCAGCGGATGAATTTAATTGTACGGTGGTTCTGAAAGGAGCAAGGACCCTTATAAAATCACCGTCTTCTCCGGTGTACATCAATCCCACCGGGAATCCCGGTATGGCCACCGGCGGCAGCGGAGATGTCCTTACAGGCATGATTGCGGCCTTTCTTGCAAGAAACCGGGAACCTTTAAAGGCAGCCTGTGCGGGCGTGTATATTCACGGTTTAGCAGGAGATATCGCAAGGGAGAAAAAAGGGGAATTTTCTCTGATTGCCGGTGATATATTGGATAATTTACCGGAAGCTTTTAAGAGGATTTTTTAATAAAAATAAATCTTTAAAAAAGAGGTGGGTTAAATGCAGGGGTTTTTGAGACCTACGAGAGCTGAAATTCTCTTAGACAATTTAAAGCACAACATTAATGAAGTATTGAGAGTGAAAAACAAAAATTCAAAGTTTTGTGCAGTGGTAAAAGCGGATGCGTACGGGCACGGAGCTTTGGAGGTGTCCCGCGTAGCCCTCTCTATGGGAGCGGAATACCTTGCCGTCGCTTTTCTGGACGAAGCCCTCGCTTTGAGAAGGGAGGGTGTCAGGGCTCCCATCCTTATTTTGGGTTTTACACCGGAAGATCAGTTTGATAAAATAATAGAGAACGATATTACTCAGACCGTGTTCAGCTTAGAAATGGCCGAAAGGCTTTCCCTTAAAGCAATAAAAATGGGAAAGCCTGTTAAGATTCATATAAAACTGGATACGGGCATGGGGAGAATAGGTTTTTTAGCGGATTCCCCTATTATTTCGGAAGTAGAAAGGGTATTTGAACTCCCCGGTATCGAAGTGGAAGGCATTTTTACTCATTTTGCCAGGGCGGATGAAAAGGATAAGGATTTTACCTTTGAACAGTTTTATAAGTTTATGGATGTGGTTGGCAGATTGGAAAGTAAGGGGTACAGGATACCCATAAAACATGCCGCTAACAGTGCGGCGATTATTGACCTGCCCGAAACCCATCTGGATATGGTAAGGGCGGGAATAATGCTTTACGGATGCTATCCTTCCGATGAGGTGGATAAGGAAAAGGTAAAGTTAAAACCCGTAATGAGTTTTAAGACAAAGATTGCCCATCTTAAGGAGCTGGAAAAAGGAAAACCTATAAGCTACGGTGGGACTTTTATAACTCAAAGAAACAGCAGAATTGCTACACTTCCTGTCGGGTATGCGGATGGTTACTTCCGTCTGCTTTCTTCAAAAGGAGAGGTTTTTGTAAAGGGCAAAAGGGCAAAAGTAGTGGGAAGGGTATGCATGGACCAGTGTATGGTAGATGTGACGGAGATCGAAGGGCTGAAAGTGGCAGACGATGTAGAGCTCTTTGGCGATGGAACGAATAACGGTGTAACGGCTGATGAAGTAGCAAAAATCATAGGTACGATTTCCTATGAGGTGCTGTGTGCCGTTTCCAAAAGGGTTCCCAGGGTGTATATAGAAGATGGTAAAATAATAAAGGTCAAAAATTATTTAACATCTTAGGTATATTTTTCTATTTTTATTCAAATAATTATAGTGATTTGTTTTTATAGATGCTCATAGGGGGTGCCGCTGTGGCCGGACTTGTAAAAATCACGGTGAGTTTGCCGGAAAACCTTTTGCGACAATTGGATGGAATTCTATCTTTGGAAAATAAAGATAGAAGCGAATTAATCCGGGATGCCATGATGCTTTATATAAAAGAAAAGGAAAGGATCAGGATGAGAGAGCAGCTTAAATCGGGCTATATGGAGATGGCAGATATAAATTTAAAAATTGCGGAAATGGGAATCTGTCAGGACATTCAGG is a genomic window of Thermovenabulum gondwanense containing:
- a CDS encoding Hsp20/alpha crystallin family protein — translated: MHERHLMPWRRRGLLPAFFDLDIENFFDNFYDLLNPSAIRIDMKETEKEYILEADLPGFDKNNIEIHHEGNMLTISGKQDEIVEEKGENYIHKERRRGSFSRTIPLPDNVDADNIKASYTNGVLRLILPKINPSKPKGRKIDIE
- the acpS gene encoding holo-ACP synthase; amino-acid sequence: MSIGIDIVEVERIKRACKNKRFFKKIFSDKEINTLNENKFFFQSIAARFAAKEAVAKALGTGIGEVSWKDIEILKDEKGKPRVFLYGKAKDIFLKKGFKFIDISLSHTKEYACAVACIMGGLFDESGNAGNHEENG
- a CDS encoding bifunctional ADP-dependent NAD(P)H-hydrate dehydratase/NAD(P)H-hydrate epimerase → MKVVMPETMRKMDKLAMEDFRVPGIVLMENAGKAVADAVDRAYQKQCFTSKKVYIFCGKGNNGGDGFVAARHLKNKGFSVEIFIPEKKESIAGDALINLTILEKMNVSLNYIFSNEQLSRVYDLLKKEDGNFALIDALFGTGLKGDIEGRYKEVINLINKTKGYKVAVDIPSGICGRTGKVLGEAVKADETVTMGLLKPGLLLYPGAVYAGKVTVADIGMPVDLIEEIGPEGILLNEDFIKDLFIPYPPNVHKGFFGKVFIIAGSKGLTGAAALCALAAQRSGAGLVTLGVPESLTAVFEVKLTEVMKMPLPDHGGCISLEALDRALEFSQKVDVVAVGPGLSTNENTKKFIREFVINCKKPLVLDADGINAFQKHPDLLRGKEGDIIITPHSGELARLLNTVPLEIEENRWQKVVEAADEFNCTVVLKGARTLIKSPSSPVYINPTGNPGMATGGSGDVLTGMIAAFLARNREPLKAACAGVYIHGLAGDIAREKKGEFSLIAGDILDNLPEAFKRIF
- the alr gene encoding alanine racemase; this encodes MQGFLRPTRAEILLDNLKHNINEVLRVKNKNSKFCAVVKADAYGHGALEVSRVALSMGAEYLAVAFLDEALALRREGVRAPILILGFTPEDQFDKIIENDITQTVFSLEMAERLSLKAIKMGKPVKIHIKLDTGMGRIGFLADSPIISEVERVFELPGIEVEGIFTHFARADEKDKDFTFEQFYKFMDVVGRLESKGYRIPIKHAANSAAIIDLPETHLDMVRAGIMLYGCYPSDEVDKEKVKLKPVMSFKTKIAHLKELEKGKPISYGGTFITQRNSRIATLPVGYADGYFRLLSSKGEVFVKGKRAKVVGRVCMDQCMVDVTEIEGLKVADDVELFGDGTNNGVTADEVAKIIGTISYEVLCAVSKRVPRVYIEDGKIIKVKNYLTS
- a CDS encoding CopG family ribbon-helix-helix protein; this encodes MAGLVKITVSLPENLLRQLDGILSLENKDRSELIRDAMMLYIKEKERIRMREQLKSGYMEMADINLKIAEMGICQDIQDFFSYELRLSERE